AACAGATGTGTATTATACAGAAGTAAAAAATGTGTTCTTTCCTACACTGTGCTTGTCAAAATACAAGCTCAAATTTCAGTATTTTACCCATCAAATTACTGACATTACTAATGAGCTAATCAGCTGCTACAGCTGTAGGAAACAAGAAACCATCTTtttatgctttatttaaaaaaaaaaaatgtacaagaaaGTTTTTCACATAATTTTGCAAACTTTAGAGCTAAAAGACTGTGGCATCTTACAGTTCAGTTCATCTCTCCCTGCACTGTGTACTTTCACAGTTTCCTAAATTGTTGCAATTAGTTCAAAAAAATCTAACTTGCCTATTTTGCCAGATAGTAGTTCTGAAGCCTATGTCCCATTTATACAACTGTCTCTCTGATAAGGGATACACCAGAAATAATGAAGACAGgaaacaaacaatgaaaaaaaagagatacaCATTCATCTTCCTAATCGGTGTGAACAAAGATGAAGTGAGAATgcaagaagaaattatttcctggTATTATGGAGTATATTCAAAAGCAATATTTAAGGATATTTCTTCATTCTCTCTTTCAAATGAGGTGTGAAGAGTACTATTTCTTCAACCTATGTTGAAAAGTACTGAAATCTGCAGAAATCCTATTTTCAATTATGGCCTTATTTTGTCAACTCTTTGGCATATAATTTGTGTAAAACTACTTCTTTGAAAAATAGAGAACGTCATTCCTATTCAAACGGAAGAAACAAGATTCTGTTGTGATAAAGAAGATGTTTGCCAAGTCATGGTAACAAGGACGAAAGAAACAAAAGGCACTAACAAATAATCCAGTGAGCACTCGGACTAATCAGCCCCAACACCCTTCTGACTGGAAGTGAAGTGCTCGCTTGTACAAATTAAAGCTCTTCCCACTGTACTATACACATTTATAAGGCAACGTTCTGGTCTACAGAAATTACCTGATGTCTATCAATATATGCATTTATACCACAGCTTTTTCCACATTCAAGACACAGATGGAGTCTGTTTCCTCTTCACAGCTCCTTAGTCTCATAAAACCTGTAGCAACTTGTTTCTGACACCTGTATACCTCAGTAAAACTTGACTGAAATCAACCACACTGAAGTTATTTAGACCTGCACACCTTCTCCCCCTGGTACCATAGATCTGATTCTACTGGAAATCAGGACAAATAATCTGATTAGCATTAATTTGGAGAGATAAACTTGTTTTCTAAAAGAGGTAATAAACATACTAAATAAACTCCAAAAGTTATATGAGGTAGTGAACAATTCACTCCAGTGTAGATGTGTGTAAAGGTATTAACCTAGTCCGAATCAAACACTAGCACAGTGCTGGAAGCAACACAGCTATGCTGCTCTATTTTGACTATTGTTGCAGTTATATCCCACGTTCAGTATGCTTCCATAGTGAAATATAGAAATACAGTAATGCTGTGGCTCCACAGATATTTCTCCAACTTCCATGTCAGCTGAGTGACACAACTTTGTGCTACTAAATGAAGAACCAGACTAAGGGTTTTAAGAAAATATACCATAACAAAGAAAGGTATCCAGCTGCGCAGATCTTGATCTTGCAAATACTCcactttaaaatcagaaatagtaGTTCTGACTTCAACGGGACTACTTAGGAGCAGAACCAGATATGACTACAAGCACGTTCAAGGTGGAGTCAGTCTTAATTACAGGGATTGTGAGTTTTAGATACAAGAAGCTGAGTCTGAATACAATGAGATAATCTTAAGAATAATTATGTACTTGCTTGGTAAGTATTCAGTGTTTTGTTAAGAACATACCTGGAAATAAATTACAGTAACATGGAATacctttttaaagtaattttattatAGTATGTGACACTGTATTATAATATACAAATTTTAAATTATGAATTTTGCTATGGAAGAATGCATGCAACTCTCAACTGTACATTCCAAGACCAAACAGCTATCAGACAGTAGCTAATCCCTCTGTAAAAAGGAACTTTTCATTAAACTCATAAATAGGTAGAAACAATGATCATGGAGTATTCTGAATAGGAGCTGTAGGTATTTCCAGCTCTCAGAGATTTCATTCTGCAGCTATTCCACTGGACAAACTCTATATGCTAAAGGCCTATAAAATCAATTCTAATGAGTTTAACATAACcacaaatataatttatttctttaagtCTCATGCTTTTTGTATTCTTTCTTTAACACCCAGCCATCAAACCTCTAGTATCAATGCAACACAACCTTGCATTAGAATTCTCAAAACTAGAGGGATGCTTCACAACATTAAGTGCAGAGCTAGTATGAAGAAAATGCACGTGCAGATGCACGTTCAAATTCCTTTGTATAAAACTGAAAGGGAGCTTCTCTATACAGACGCTGGAAAAATGGTGTAGCGTTGCTTAAACCATAAGTGCCCTCTGCTGTGGGCAACAGGCTAACTGCAGTGAGAAGCCTGGAAAAGCCACTAGGTGAGAATGTCAACAGCATTCCAGTGGCTGAAGGGTTAGGATTTAAAAAGCAAGCCTGGTAGGCCCTGTCCAACCTGTTCCTCTCCAGCTTGACAGCATGCAAACTACTGATTAATTTAGCTAACAGTATGAAGTACTGAGAAACTTACTTCTCAATAAGCAGTCCGGGGTTTAAGTTTACATCCACCCATAAATTTGTAGAAATCCTAATGTCAATATTTGGACAGTAATCTAAAATACCATAGTCTGCTTTATAAAAATGATTACTATTATCAACTCCAGCAGTAAAATCTCAATGTACGTCTACAGGAGCAATGTACCTAGAAAATTCATGCCAAAAAATGAATATCTATTTTGGGTAGTACACCACAATACCACAAAACACGATGATTTAACCATACGTGAAATTTGCAACTTTAGTTCTCAGCTGTACAAAAACTGGTTTGTTCAGTTTTTGTAAGACTGAACTACTACTTACAGAAAAATTAACAACCATGGGACAATAAATTAGCAAGCGTCACCCACAACGAAACTTTCATTTCAAGTTAAAAGATAACAAATGAGAAAAGAACAAGATCTTAAGAGTAACAGTGCTCAGACAAGCAATACAGGACATGCAGTAAGTGTTTAAGAACTTCGATTTCTTCCTGTTTGAATTTCAAGAGTAATATTAATGCTACTGATACCAAGTCCATGAAACCTTAAACCAATCCTAAAAAGAAATCCGGATGGTCAGTGTGCTGTTTCCAGGAATTCCCCTCACAACCGACAACGGTCTTTATGCTGATGTACATCAGCAACAATACCTCAGCACGATGACGACCTAATCACTCGGCGAGGTAGTAAGCAACAGCCAACACAGCAATAAGAAACGAGGCAAAACATTCAAAATGTTGAAACAAAAGTAAATCCAAAACAAAGTTTCCGCAGCACTCTTTAATTTTCAGTAATGTCAAACAACTGCATGATTTAAAACTATTAATTTATCCCTGAACTAATTCACAGCGTCATCTGACATACGGACACGGGTGCACACTGTGTCCATGCTCTACCAGAATTCTGACCTCTACCCAGCCGAGGTTTGCTTCTGTGAACCCGGGCAGCAGGCAGGTGCATGGGTACCTCATGCCAACCAGCCCAAACTCCCATCCCACCGACCTGACCCGAACAACACTGAATTTGCGTTGAATTCAGAAAGAGGTGCTAgaaacatccccccccccccccaaataaaaaaaacaagcagaccAAAAATTTTGGGCCCAGGCAAGCTTCTGCATCTGTTACAAAAACAGCAAGCGGGTCAAACGCAGCGACGCACGGCGTGGCTGCCCTTAGAGCAAGCCACTTTCGTgatttttattctgcatttcgGTACCGAGCTGCAACCAAAACCCTACGGAAAACCCACGGGACGAGACCCACGCAGGGGGATCTGCCTGTCGCCTGCTGACACCGAAACCTCACCCACCCGCCGCGCAACCCCCCGGGCCGCCTCCCGCGGGCCAGCCCTCCCAGACCAGGTCTTTATTTACCGCTCTCCACACGCACCGCCCCGCCGAGAAACCCCCGCCAGCGGCGGGCGGGGaaccccctcctccctcccgctgcccgcAGGGCGGTGACCGCGCTCGCCGCTCCGCGGGGCAGCCGGGAGGGAGCGGGCCCGGGGTGGGCGGCGCTCGCGGACGGGCGATCCGCCGGCTCGGGCGCGCCGACGGTCCCCGCCAGGCCCGGCTCACGCAACGACCGCACCTCCGGGGCGGCCCCATCCCCTCCGCCCCTCAGCGCCGGGCTCATGGGACGCGCCGgaccgccgcccccggcccccgcggaGCCAgcgggcgctgcccgccccgcgcaACGCCACTAGGCCCCGGGCAGCCGCTCctgccccggggcgcgggggacAGGCCGCCTACCTGAGCCCACGGGAAGCTGCCGGCGCAGCGCCCGGCTGCCTGTCGCCCTCTGGGCCCGGCGGGCCGCCTGTCGCGCCGGCTCCGTCTCTCGCGCCGGCTCCGTCTCGGCCCCGTCCCGCTCCGGCTACTTCATAGCGACGGCGACAGGCGGGGCGCCGGAGAAGGGGGCGGCCGGAGCACGGCTCACTTCCGCCCCGAGGGGCGGTGGCCGGGGCGGGAAGTGATGCTCTCCGCCGACTTCCGGCCGCGCTATGGCGGCCGCTTTGACTCCGCGCTTCAGGAGGCTCCGGAGCCGGAGCGAGCTGGAgccgcggcgggggagcggccggcggcgaggcggggGTAGGCTGCTGTCCCCGGCTGTCCCCGGCTGTCCCCGTCTAGGGGGGGGCAGGCGGACTGGGTGTACTGCGAATTGTTGGTTTGTGGTCTGCTGAGGTGAGAGCGATAGGgcgaggggacacggggggccGGAGGAGCGCTTGCCCTGGGAgtagaggctgggagagctgggactgctcggtctggggaggagaaggctccaggggttCTCATCGGTGTCTACAGGTACCCGCAGGGAGGGGGCCTGGTTCTTCTCGGTGGTGCCCGGAGAGGTGGCTGCTCAACCTTTGGAGACGCttggaagctgtctggacacgGTCCCGGGCGACCGGCTCtgggtggtcctgcttgagcaggagaggCTGGACCAGatggaccccagaggtccctgcaagCCTTGGCCATTCTGTAGTGAATCAGTGTGTATGCGTGCATACGTACGGGGGGTGTGTGgtagtaacaaaaaaaaagcttcctcgcctgtttcagtgtctttttgttctcttctgtTGGCTCTACCCTAGTGGGTGTGAGTCAACTTACAAGGAGGACTGATTCGTGGAGTATTATCTTTATAAAATTAAGCTCGTTTCtggagaatttaaaaatatatagctAATTTCACCGAGTAAAAACGTGGTTAATAATGTTAAAGTGAAGCTTTATAAACATATGTAAAACTTCCATGTAAATGTTTTGCAGATTGTCATGGCCCTTTTCAAGCAACTCAGCTGTGGAATAGTATTATTCATGCTCTTCACAGTCAGGTGGAAGTCAAAAGACGTAGACAACATCTGAAAACTTACAAAAACTGTTTCACTGGCTCAAATGCTGTTGATGTGGTACTAAGCCATCTTATGCAAAGCATGTACCTAAGCTGCAATGATATTTCTCGGCGGAAGGGAGTCCGTGTATGCCAAGCGTTGATGGATCATAAGGTGTTTGAGCCAGTTGGAGCAAAGCTGTACTTATTcaagaatgagaaagaaacagagtttgAAGACACAAATACTAGTCTCTATAAATTTGTAAACAGCAGTCTTACGCCTCTTCTTctgagaaagaataaaaacaatgaGGGCTTGTCTCCTGAGGAAATCtgcaaacagaagacaaaaagacGTTCCAAGTGAGTCACTCCCAActattctgattttttcttttcttttttaaagttaagGTGGATTAACTGTAGATGCAGTTATGCCTGTCTAACCCAGGTATTGGAGACTTTTGAAAACTACGTACCAGTTTTGAGAAATGTAATGCCTAAATCTCAGATACCACTTAATATTCCTTGGTAATGCTAAACTGCTTTGATCTGCTCTTTGTTATTTAGAATAGagtctggcacagcagcataAGCCTAGGAATCATTTTGGTTTTGCAATCAATTGTGCTGAAATCTGAGAATCAGTATGAATGAGCTACTTGCTGGAAGCTGGTAAAAGAAACGGAACTCGTCAACAGTATTTGGAATCAATATCCTTGCCCTTTCCACAAAGCAGATATGGATGACTGGTTTTCTGGCAGCAGGATAGACCACAAATACAGTGAAGCCCTAAAGTCCTGATTTAACAGCAATTTAAGAAGTGACAGAAAGATAAATATGTTCTGATCATATTTgttacacatctttttttttttttttacccctaaGCAGAACGAAGTGTGAAACAACACTTTCAAACCCCTTAGCTTTAGAAGCAGCCGATAAAAAGAGGGTAGAGGATCTTCTTCAATCAATAAACGTTCATACATCTTTACCTCCAAAGATCATGGTTAATGAACCGACCCGCCTGCTGTCAAAAAGAGGTGAggattgaatttttctttttaaaacttgatCATTCTTCATTGTATCTGTTTGGGTTGAGTACCTTGTTTCTGTTAAACACTGCTCCTCAGAGTCTTAAATTTAACGTCACTAACGACAAAACAGCTAAATAAATGCTAAATGGATAAAATGTTCACGGTAAGTAAACTGAAAGAGAACAGGATTATTCTATTTATGCAAATACCAATTCAGAAGGAAATAGGTTTTGAGATTAAATACATCTGTATTATATGACTCCTTTGCTATTCACTTGTCTTTTCTTGTACATATTACTAATTAGAGTAGGTTATTACTAATTCCAATATGATGGGGGAAAGATGTTCTCTTTAAAGCCTTCTTTCTTAATGTTCCTGGTTTTATCCCTTATTCCTCAACACAGAAACTTCAGACTATCCTGTTACCTTGTTTTCTTTGAACATTTAAAACATTCTTGAGTGAGTAAAAAAGAGAGGTTAGTGTTGTACATAAGATACTATTTCTgagggtggtttgtttgtttgtttgtctgtggtATCAGTAATAGAAGATGTCTGGAAACAGCAAACGCTGCTACGACTACTGCAGTTAATTGATGTTCCACTTCTAGAAGACATCTTGGTGTCTTCAGTGGAGAGAAAAACACGCTGTTTTGGCAAAGAAGAAGACTTGATTATTTCAAATACTTTCCTGGACAGAGAGGTTACATGTAGCTTAAACTTGCCCGAGTAAGTTATACGTCTGTAAAATGGTTTTGTTagtaaatgctttattttaatcGATCAAAGATTTGTGTTAAGTGAACAAAATAGAGATCATTACACTTGTATACTTGTAGACAGGAGTGACATTAATGTACTTTCCTGTGACTTCTTTTCGGAAGTAGTAAGGAAATTCACAGAAAGTATATGTTTAGGATTGGACATTTAAAACTTTAACCTCAAGTGTTGAAGACACTTCTAGTTTCTAGACCAGACACTTTACTCTCATAGGTCTCTTTAACAGCTATTAGAAATTGAACAAAGTTATTCTGAGGCTCTTTGTTTGTTACAGTTCCTGGTGATGGTGCTGTGAAGCTATAAAGTCAGTAAGGCATCTGATGTTAGCAACAGAAAGGAGAAACTAAGCTGTAGCACTGCAGAATGCTTCTGTGATGAGAACATAGAAGTACAGGCAGCTGCATGTTGTCAGTGCTTTTTTCCTTAAATGTTCTCTTATTTTTGTAGTTTTACTGTTGATTGCACTTGGGCTGATCTCTGTCTTGGAGACAAAGTGATCAAAGGTTACTTTTCATGAATATGTCAAGGCATGTCTCCTCATGCGTATGTGTCTTAGTAATGCTTATTTCTGTCAAATCAATACAATTTTTATCTGTGTGAGGTTGAGGTGAATTTGTGTACAGGAAGAGACTCTTTCTTACAGCTTTTATGTATTCTTGCTTTAGGGAAAAAATattgatatttttatatatgtttagAGTTTTGTATAAACTAATGAAATTCCTGGTTCCAAACTAGGTTTACTGCTGGACAGCATCGTAACTCCCTGGGTTTTTCCTCCCTGAATGGCTTAATGAACACTGTTTCTTTCGACCTTTATGCTTCCATTGTACTTGATTCTTGGGTGATGGGTGGGTTTATGTCTCTTAAAATCTTTCATATGTGGTTGTTACTCTGTATTATTCTGTATTAAGTGTCTCTAACATTTGGGTCTTTGCTAATACATCAGATGAGTATAAAGAAATTTAAATGCTTGCTTCATCACTTTATTGTACTATTACTTAAGTAGGGGTACTGGAGTAGCATCTTTATAGAAAGTGTATTATTTAGATCTGGCTTGTAGCATGCCTGGGAAATGGGACGTTCCAGGTATGAAAAATAGCCACCAGTATTACAAGCTGCTGTGGGATTAATTGCCCccaatatgg
The sequence above is drawn from the Opisthocomus hoazin isolate bOpiHoa1 chromosome 8, bOpiHoa1.hap1, whole genome shotgun sequence genome and encodes:
- the DEPDC4 gene encoding DEP domain-containing protein 4 produces the protein MAAALTPRFRRLRSRSELEPRRGSGRRRGGDCHGPFQATQLWNSIIHALHSQVEVKRRRQHLKTYKNCFTGSNAVDVVLSHLMQSMYLSCNDISRRKGVRVCQALMDHKVFEPVGAKLYLFKNEKETEFEDTNTSLYKFVNSSLTPLLLRKNKNNEGLSPEEICKQKTKRRSKTKCETTLSNPLALEAADKKRVEDLLQSINVHTSLPPKIMVNEPTRLLSKRVIEDVWKQQTLLRLLQLIDVPLLEDILVSSVERKTRCFGKEEDLIISNTFLDREVTCSLNLPELDEWLYAAIECLEYFPDQFVVMVSQQLPQSTNKPSSLNTYKKILFDIIIKYYSQKKDSLLATDDLDIHSGITELIEKGKTDQALEASQLYLKLLAPNIREELHKLLTFIAVASESEGYRLQKQFDNRSVIIKTCTKFILQNKTLPKPQAELLTQFLMDHHSELFKTPLTLLELTSRRLESLLEGQDPDINSGFTFCQRVTAKEYEDQKQQTNQYLLALVQEMDNNPTIPLKQKKKLIKEFRKYHSLMNCSGCKATCEFCTLNG